One genomic region from Leptospira tipperaryensis encodes:
- the rpsG gene encoding 30S ribosomal protein S7, translating to MSRRRGKVEPRKITPDPVYNDVQVAKFINCLMLSGGKSVAEKLFYDALEIIQKKTGNDPYTTFREALENSKPQVEVKSRRVGGVTYQVPIEVRPERRLALGIRWLIRYSRDRNEKGMAAKLAAEFIEAQKGTGSAIKKKEDIRKMAEANKAFSHYRW from the coding sequence ATGTCTAGAAGAAGAGGAAAAGTTGAACCCCGGAAAATTACTCCGGATCCAGTTTACAACGACGTTCAAGTTGCGAAGTTTATTAACTGCCTAATGTTAAGTGGTGGGAAATCCGTAGCTGAGAAATTATTCTATGATGCGTTAGAAATCATTCAGAAAAAAACAGGGAATGATCCTTATACGACATTCCGTGAAGCATTAGAAAACTCTAAACCACAAGTGGAAGTAAAATCCAGAAGAGTGGGCGGGGTTACTTATCAGGTTCCTATCGAAGTTCGTCCTGAAAGACGACTCGCTCTTGGAATCCGTTGGCTAATCCGTTATTCCAGAGACAGAAACGAAAAAGGAATGGCGGCAAAATTGGCGGCGGAGTTCATCGAAGCACAAAAAGGAACCGGTTCGGCTATCAAGAAAAAAGAAGATATCCGGAAAATGGCGGAAGCGAACAAAGCTTTCAGTCACTATCGCTGGTAA
- the rpsL gene encoding 30S ribosomal protein S12: protein MPTISQLIRHGRQKQKKRTKSPALKSSPQRRGVCTRVMTFTPKKPNSALRKVARVRLTTGIEVTAYIPGEGHNLQEHNVVLIRGGRVKDLPGVRYHIIRGTLDTLGVDKRRNGRSKYGAKRPKA from the coding sequence ATGCCAACAATCAGTCAATTGATTCGCCACGGCAGGCAAAAGCAGAAGAAGAGAACAAAATCTCCTGCATTAAAGAGCTCTCCTCAGAGAAGAGGAGTTTGTACGAGAGTAATGACTTTTACTCCGAAAAAACCGAACTCGGCTTTGAGAAAAGTTGCAAGGGTTCGTCTTACTACTGGGATCGAAGTTACGGCATACATTCCCGGCGAGGGACATAATCTTCAGGAACACAACGTGGTTCTGATTCGTGGTGGAAGGGTAAAAGACCTTCCAGGGGTTCGTTATCATATTATCCGTGGAACCCTGGATACCTTGGGTGTGGATAAAAGAAGAAACGGTCGCTCCAAATACGGCGCGAAACGTCCTAAGGCATAA
- the rpoC gene encoding DNA-directed RNA polymerase subunit beta', with product MRSHNDFESITIRLASPERIKEWSYGEVKKPETINYRTLKPEKDGLFCEKIFGTTKDWECYCGKFKSIRYKGVVCDKCGVEVTHSKVRRERMGHIELAAPVSHIWYYRSVPSRMGLLLDMTVNQLKSVLYFEKYVIIDPADSGRNRGELIDEEEYHAYLDEYGDKFVAGIGADAIKELLARIDVDAEARMIRQKIQDKDKISDKRILKRLEVLEAFRDSGNRPEWMVLDIVPVIPPELRPMVQLEGGRFATSDLNDLYRRVINRNNRLKRLLALKAPEIIVRNEKRMLQEAVDALFDNSRRKRAVKGKGNRPLKSISDMLKGKQGRFRQNLLGKRVDYSGRSVIVVGPELKYHEMGLPKKMALELFKPFIMKRLVDLDLAPNIKSAKKKVEAEDKEVFDVLEYVVKEHPVMLNRAPTLHRLGIQAFLPILVEGKAIKLHPLVCHAFNADFDGDQMAIHVPLTPKAQLETWMLMLSPHNILNPANGHPICGPTQDIVLGIYYLTSELPPEPGVPLKSFSNLDEVHYAIDRGVVEFRTKISVYHQGKILETTPGRLIFNTILPEGYAYVNKPLSDKETNKIIADVYDKYGPAKTVLMLDDIKKLGYRYATLFAPTISIEDIRVSPGKVGLVNDANKEVEKADSEYRKGIITNEERRKKVIEIWTKTNDLITDSMFKELEKDKGGFNPVFIMAASGARGSKQQIRQLAGMRGLMAKPSGEIIELAIRSNFREGLSVLEFFISTHGARKGLADTALKTADAGYLTRRLVDISQDVIISEDDCGTEESISLGIVKEGENVIVSLNDRVFGRYTAESIIDPVTDQVVYPRNTLITREVGQKIENLGYDKIRVRSPLTCESKQGVCICCYGMDMARLIPAEIGEAVGTIAAQSIGQPGTQLTMRTFHIGGAASAKVQEKEHKVSYTAIVNNINGRLLRNDKEQNVFSRRGSIVIQRLIQQYKMEELSNLRVENGQKVDKGELVATAPSGENITSEMPGTIHIENGVFRILGEEAVVPVKTGTVVNVKVNDITQPNQPIAEFDPYNEVGISEFDGSIQWMDLEIGKNVRRDEDVKTSNILLKVIEQRREKLNPRIAVISGSSREEYSVPVDALISVQDGDKVKAGDILFKIPTVAEKTRDITGGLPRVDELFEARRPKDATTLAETDGRIEISGEIVKEKRILYIHSDNPDQEKVKVAIPIGKQIRVRNGDFVKRGDQIDDGNLDPHDILRVKGVTALQVYLVQEVQEVYRLQGVHINDKHIEVVVRQMLRKVLITDSGDTSFVNQQQIDRLVFNDENKRVIAEGGSPADSVPILLGLTKASLNTESFFSAASFQETTKVLTDAAIKGKTDNLMGLKENVIIGHMIPAGTGTKKYKDIAVFKTTYGDLDRPLEVEEEEEIPQAIAEESDADGDE from the coding sequence ATGAGATCCCATAACGACTTCGAATCGATTACAATCCGCCTGGCTTCTCCCGAAAGGATCAAAGAATGGTCTTACGGGGAAGTTAAAAAACCAGAGACCATCAACTACCGGACCTTAAAGCCCGAGAAAGACGGTCTTTTCTGCGAGAAAATTTTCGGAACCACCAAAGACTGGGAATGTTACTGCGGTAAATTCAAGTCCATCCGTTACAAGGGTGTGGTTTGCGACAAGTGCGGGGTCGAGGTAACTCACTCTAAAGTTCGTCGCGAAAGAATGGGGCATATCGAACTCGCGGCTCCGGTTTCTCATATCTGGTATTATCGTTCCGTTCCTTCGAGAATGGGACTTTTGCTCGATATGACTGTGAACCAGTTAAAGAGCGTTCTCTACTTTGAAAAATACGTAATCATCGATCCTGCGGATTCGGGAAGAAACCGCGGCGAACTCATCGACGAAGAAGAATACCACGCGTATCTCGACGAGTATGGCGACAAGTTCGTAGCCGGAATCGGCGCTGATGCGATCAAAGAACTTCTGGCTCGTATCGACGTCGACGCGGAAGCGAGAATGATCCGTCAAAAAATCCAAGACAAAGATAAGATCTCCGACAAGAGAATTCTCAAACGTCTGGAAGTTTTGGAAGCGTTCCGTGATTCCGGAAACCGCCCCGAGTGGATGGTACTCGACATCGTTCCCGTCATTCCTCCGGAACTTCGTCCTATGGTTCAGTTGGAAGGCGGTAGATTCGCTACTTCCGATTTGAACGACTTATACCGTCGTGTGATCAATCGTAACAACCGTCTCAAAAGACTTCTCGCTCTGAAAGCTCCTGAGATCATCGTTCGTAACGAAAAGAGAATGTTGCAAGAAGCCGTTGACGCTCTCTTTGACAACTCTCGCAGAAAACGCGCCGTTAAAGGAAAGGGAAACCGTCCTCTTAAATCCATCTCCGACATGCTCAAAGGGAAACAAGGTCGTTTCCGTCAGAACCTTCTCGGTAAGCGGGTAGACTATTCCGGTCGTTCCGTGATCGTAGTCGGTCCCGAGCTGAAATACCACGAGATGGGTCTTCCGAAGAAAATGGCTTTGGAACTTTTCAAACCTTTTATCATGAAGAGACTTGTGGATCTGGACTTAGCTCCGAACATCAAGTCCGCTAAGAAGAAAGTAGAAGCCGAAGACAAAGAAGTTTTCGACGTATTGGAATACGTAGTAAAAGAGCACCCTGTGATGTTGAACAGAGCTCCGACCCTTCACCGTCTGGGGATCCAAGCATTCTTACCGATCCTTGTGGAAGGGAAGGCGATCAAACTCCATCCTCTCGTCTGTCACGCGTTCAACGCCGACTTCGACGGTGACCAGATGGCGATCCACGTTCCTCTGACTCCAAAGGCTCAGTTGGAAACTTGGATGTTGATGCTCTCTCCTCACAATATTCTCAACCCCGCAAACGGACATCCGATCTGCGGACCGACTCAGGATATCGTATTAGGGATTTATTATTTAACTTCCGAACTTCCACCGGAGCCGGGCGTTCCTTTGAAATCTTTCTCGAACTTGGACGAGGTTCACTACGCGATCGACAGAGGCGTTGTAGAATTTAGAACCAAGATCAGCGTTTATCACCAAGGGAAGATTCTCGAGACAACTCCTGGAAGATTGATCTTCAATACGATTCTTCCGGAAGGTTATGCTTACGTAAACAAGCCGCTTTCCGACAAGGAAACAAACAAGATCATCGCCGACGTGTATGACAAATACGGTCCTGCAAAAACCGTATTGATGCTCGACGATATTAAAAAATTAGGATATCGTTATGCGACTCTGTTTGCTCCTACCATTTCCATCGAAGACATTCGTGTGTCTCCGGGTAAGGTCGGACTCGTAAACGACGCGAACAAAGAAGTCGAAAAAGCCGACTCCGAGTATCGCAAAGGTATCATCACAAACGAAGAACGTCGTAAAAAGGTAATCGAGATCTGGACAAAAACAAACGATCTCATCACCGATTCCATGTTCAAAGAATTGGAAAAAGACAAGGGCGGATTTAATCCCGTGTTCATCATGGCGGCTTCCGGTGCGAGAGGATCGAAACAACAGATTCGTCAGCTCGCAGGAATGCGCGGTCTTATGGCGAAACCTTCGGGAGAAATTATTGAGCTCGCGATTCGTTCCAACTTCCGCGAAGGTCTTTCGGTTCTTGAATTCTTCATCTCCACTCACGGTGCGAGAAAAGGTCTCGCGGATACGGCGTTAAAAACCGCCGATGCGGGTTATCTCACTCGTCGTCTCGTGGATATTTCTCAGGACGTTATCATCTCCGAAGACGATTGCGGAACCGAAGAGTCTATCTCTCTCGGTATCGTAAAAGAAGGAGAGAACGTAATCGTTTCCTTGAACGATCGCGTGTTCGGACGTTACACCGCGGAAAGTATTATCGATCCTGTGACCGATCAAGTTGTGTATCCGAGAAATACTCTGATCACAAGAGAAGTCGGACAAAAAATAGAAAACCTCGGCTACGATAAAATCAGAGTTCGTTCTCCGTTGACTTGCGAATCCAAACAAGGTGTTTGTATCTGCTGTTACGGTATGGACATGGCGAGACTCATTCCTGCGGAAATCGGGGAAGCGGTCGGAACCATCGCGGCTCAGTCGATCGGACAACCTGGAACTCAGTTGACGATGAGAACTTTCCACATCGGTGGTGCGGCGTCTGCGAAGGTTCAGGAAAAAGAACACAAAGTATCTTATACAGCGATTGTGAACAATATCAACGGACGTTTGCTCCGTAACGATAAGGAACAAAACGTATTCTCTCGTCGTGGATCCATCGTAATTCAGAGATTGATTCAACAATACAAGATGGAAGAACTTTCCAACTTGAGAGTTGAAAACGGTCAGAAGGTGGACAAGGGAGAGTTGGTTGCAACCGCTCCGAGCGGCGAGAACATCACTTCCGAAATGCCTGGAACGATTCATATCGAGAATGGAGTTTTCAGAATCTTGGGAGAAGAGGCGGTTGTTCCGGTTAAAACTGGAACCGTAGTAAACGTTAAAGTTAACGATATCACTCAGCCAAATCAACCGATCGCGGAATTTGACCCTTATAACGAAGTCGGTATTTCCGAATTTGACGGAAGCATCCAGTGGATGGATCTCGAAATCGGAAAGAACGTAAGAAGAGACGAGGACGTAAAAACTTCCAACATTCTTCTTAAGGTGATTGAACAGAGAAGAGAGAAACTCAACCCGAGAATCGCGGTTATTTCCGGAAGCTCGAGAGAAGAATACTCGGTTCCTGTGGACGCGCTTATCTCGGTTCAAGACGGCGATAAAGTCAAAGCCGGAGACATTCTTTTCAAAATCCCGACGGTAGCCGAGAAAACTCGAGATATTACCGGCGGTCTTCCAAGGGTAGACGAACTTTTCGAAGCGAGAAGACCTAAGGATGCTACGACTCTTGCTGAGACCGATGGAAGAATTGAAATCAGCGGCGAGATCGTAAAAGAAAAACGGATTCTTTATATCCATTCGGATAATCCGGATCAGGAAAAAGTAAAAGTTGCGATTCCGATCGGTAAACAGATTCGGGTTCGTAACGGAGACTTCGTGAAGAGAGGGGATCAGATCGACGACGGTAACTTAGATCCTCACGACATTCTTCGCGTAAAAGGTGTTACCGCACTTCAAGTTTATCTCGTGCAAGAGGTCCAAGAAGTTTACAGACTTCAAGGGGTTCATATCAACGATAAACACATCGAAGTTGTGGTTCGCCAGATGCTCAGAAAAGTTCTGATTACCGATTCCGGCGATACGAGCTTTGTGAATCAGCAACAGATCGATCGCCTTGTTTTCAACGATGAAAACAAAAGAGTGATCGCGGAAGGGGGTTCTCCTGCGGACTCGGTTCCAATTCTTCTCGGACTTACAAAAGCGTCCTTGAATACGGAATCCTTCTTCTCAGCTGCGTCTTTCCAGGAAACCACGAAGGTTCTTACCGACGCGGCGATCAAAGGAAAAACCGATAACCTGATGGGTCTCAAAGAGAACGTCATTATCGGTCACATGATTCCTGCGGGAACTGGAACGAAGAAATATAAGGATATCGCGGTATTCAAAACTACTTACGGAGATTTGGACCGTCCTCTGGAAGTAGAAGAGGAAGAAGAAATTCCACAAGCAATTGCGGAAGAATCTGACGCGGACGGAGACGAGTAA
- the rpoB gene encoding DNA-directed RNA polymerase subunit beta, translating into MYGQVERKRVNFGKITNLDYLPNLIQIQKRSFDWFLQTDVKDETKRKHQGLEAVFRETFPIESPNNDMIMEYSHYILGEPKRSPQECKDTDATFALPLKAVIRLIIKETGEIREQTVYMGDLPVMTEQGTFIINGAERVVVSQLHRSPGIFFSYDMERDVFSARVIPYRGSWLEFEMDNKGILIAKIDRKKKFPATLLIKSLGHGTNEEVLRLFYSSRKEKIAGATSKDLKKILGRRTINDIINMETGEVMLEAGSKVNEDNISILKEMKVKEVELIEFPKGKDNPILINALEKDGVNDYEDAILKFHSLMRQGEPSTIENATTELTRLFFSPKTFDLGDVGRYKINSKFEFNNPKEFSGEKARVLRPADIIETVRYILNLFSETENYYPDDIDHLGNRRIRSVGELISNQLKTGFSRVERVIKERMTVQEIETQTPQLLISIKPITAVINEFFGSSQLSQFMDQTNPLAELTHKRRLNALGPGGLSRDRAGMEVRDVHYSHYGRMCPIETPEGPNIGLILSMSSYARVNDYGFLETPYRTVKNSKVTGQIEHLTADKEEYHYIAQASGVLDEKGELKNKLISTRHRGDFPFRNPSEIQYMDLAPLQVVSVSTALIPFLEHDDANRALMGSNMQRQAVPLLREEAPFVGTGMETRAAYDSRICIVNKHDGVVVSVDAENIVVERKGGKESDTYSLTKFKKTNQGTCFNQKPIVGVVHSDYDGKVSKVSKEKIEVTRDNGDVKEYILQMGSRQYAPIVSSGEEVKRGTTLAGQIVTGEKLDEIGNILVKGTVLADGPAVDNGVLALGRNVLAAFMPWEGYNFEDAILISERIVRDDVFSSIHIEEFEIQARETKLGPEQITRDIPNLSDKAFRDLDETGVIRVGAEVKPGDILVGMVTPKGETDLTPEYKLLHSIFGEKAKDVRDSSLRMPNGFEGTVIDIKRFSRENQDELPAGVEEMVKVFVARKRKLLVGDKMAGRHGNKGVVARVMAEEDMPYMEDGTPMDIVLNPLGVPSRMNLGQIFETQLGFAASKLGISFETPVFDGAEEVDVDNFCKEANLPLNSKFKLFDGRTGLPFMNEVFCGYIYILKLAHLVEDKIHARSTGPYSLVTQQPLGGKAQFGGQRLGEMEVWALEAYGASHTLQELLTIKSDDMLGRARIYEAIVKGIHSIKPGIPESFNVLVQELRGLALDIIITDSEGNTVDISDYEDEYSKSKKKIKFETIENA; encoded by the coding sequence ATGTACGGTCAAGTAGAGAGAAAACGGGTAAATTTCGGAAAAATCACGAATCTGGATTACCTTCCTAACTTGATTCAAATTCAGAAGCGTTCTTTTGACTGGTTTCTTCAGACAGACGTTAAGGATGAAACCAAAAGAAAGCATCAAGGATTAGAAGCTGTATTCCGGGAGACCTTTCCTATTGAAAGTCCCAACAATGACATGATCATGGAGTACAGTCATTATATTCTGGGAGAACCAAAACGTTCTCCTCAAGAATGTAAAGACACGGACGCGACTTTTGCGCTTCCGTTAAAAGCAGTCATCAGGTTAATCATCAAAGAAACCGGAGAAATCCGCGAACAAACCGTCTACATGGGAGATCTTCCCGTGATGACCGAGCAGGGAACGTTTATCATCAACGGAGCGGAACGCGTCGTCGTTTCTCAGCTTCACCGTTCTCCCGGTATTTTCTTTTCTTACGATATGGAAAGAGACGTTTTCTCAGCCAGAGTGATTCCTTACAGAGGATCCTGGTTGGAATTCGAGATGGACAACAAGGGAATTCTGATCGCGAAGATCGATAGAAAGAAAAAATTCCCGGCTACTCTTCTTATCAAATCACTCGGCCACGGAACCAACGAAGAAGTTCTTCGTTTATTCTACAGCTCTAGAAAAGAAAAAATCGCAGGCGCTACTTCCAAGGATCTGAAAAAAATTCTCGGAAGAAGAACCATCAACGATATCATCAACATGGAAACCGGAGAGGTCATGCTCGAAGCCGGTTCCAAGGTCAACGAAGACAATATCTCCATCTTAAAAGAGATGAAGGTAAAAGAAGTCGAACTGATCGAATTTCCAAAAGGAAAAGATAACCCGATTTTGATCAACGCTCTTGAAAAAGACGGAGTGAACGACTACGAGGATGCGATTTTAAAATTTCATTCTTTGATGCGTCAGGGTGAACCTTCTACGATTGAGAATGCTACTACCGAATTGACTCGTCTTTTCTTTTCTCCAAAAACTTTCGATCTCGGAGACGTGGGTCGTTACAAAATCAATTCTAAGTTTGAATTTAATAACCCGAAAGAATTTTCCGGTGAAAAGGCTCGCGTCTTAAGACCGGCGGACATCATCGAAACCGTTCGTTACATTCTGAATCTTTTTTCTGAAACTGAAAACTATTATCCGGACGATATCGATCACCTTGGAAACAGAAGGATTCGTTCCGTTGGAGAGTTGATCTCCAACCAACTCAAGACCGGATTCTCCAGAGTGGAAAGAGTGATCAAAGAAAGAATGACCGTTCAGGAAATTGAAACCCAAACTCCTCAACTTCTCATTTCGATCAAACCGATCACGGCCGTGATCAACGAATTTTTCGGTTCTTCTCAACTTTCTCAGTTTATGGATCAGACAAACCCTCTCGCGGAACTGACTCACAAACGAAGACTGAACGCACTTGGTCCCGGAGGTCTTTCGAGAGACAGAGCCGGTATGGAAGTGCGGGACGTTCACTATTCTCACTACGGTAGAATGTGTCCGATTGAAACTCCGGAAGGTCCGAACATCGGTCTGATTCTTTCTATGTCTTCGTATGCTCGTGTAAACGACTACGGATTCTTAGAAACTCCTTACAGAACGGTTAAGAATTCTAAAGTCACCGGTCAGATTGAACACCTTACCGCAGACAAAGAAGAATATCATTATATCGCACAAGCATCTGGCGTTCTCGACGAGAAAGGAGAACTCAAAAACAAATTGATCTCCACCCGTCACAGAGGGGACTTTCCTTTCCGTAACCCGAGTGAAATCCAGTATATGGACTTGGCTCCTCTTCAAGTTGTTTCGGTTTCTACGGCGCTCATTCCTTTCTTGGAACACGACGACGCGAACCGCGCCTTGATGGGTTCCAACATGCAACGTCAGGCAGTTCCTCTTCTTCGTGAAGAAGCTCCTTTCGTCGGAACTGGAATGGAAACCAGAGCCGCTTATGACTCCAGAATTTGTATCGTGAACAAACACGACGGCGTTGTGGTTTCCGTGGATGCGGAGAATATCGTCGTCGAGAGAAAGGGCGGAAAAGAATCCGATACTTATTCTCTTACAAAATTCAAAAAGACCAACCAAGGAACTTGTTTTAATCAAAAGCCGATCGTCGGAGTGGTTCACTCCGATTACGACGGAAAAGTATCCAAGGTTTCTAAAGAAAAAATCGAAGTAACACGGGATAACGGAGATGTAAAAGAATACATTCTCCAGATGGGAAGCAGACAATATGCTCCGATCGTTTCTTCCGGTGAAGAAGTAAAAAGAGGAACCACTCTCGCGGGACAAATCGTTACCGGTGAGAAGTTGGACGAGATCGGAAATATCCTCGTGAAAGGAACGGTCCTTGCCGATGGTCCTGCCGTTGACAACGGAGTGCTCGCTCTTGGTAGAAACGTTCTCGCGGCGTTCATGCCTTGGGAAGGTTACAACTTCGAGGATGCGATTTTGATCTCCGAAAGAATCGTTCGCGACGACGTATTCTCTTCCATTCACATCGAAGAGTTCGAGATCCAAGCAAGAGAAACAAAACTTGGACCGGAACAAATCACTCGAGACATTCCAAATCTTTCGGACAAAGCGTTCCGTGATTTGGATGAAACCGGTGTGATCCGCGTCGGTGCGGAAGTGAAACCGGGAGACATTCTCGTGGGAATGGTGACTCCGAAAGGCGAAACCGACCTGACTCCGGAATACAAACTTCTTCATTCTATCTTTGGTGAAAAAGCCAAAGACGTAAGAGATTCTTCTCTTAGAATGCCGAACGGTTTTGAAGGAACCGTCATTGATATCAAAAGATTCTCTCGCGAGAATCAAGACGAACTTCCTGCGGGCGTGGAAGAAATGGTAAAAGTATTCGTAGCCAGAAAGAGAAAACTTCTGGTTGGGGATAAAATGGCCGGACGCCACGGAAACAAAGGGGTCGTCGCTCGTGTAATGGCGGAAGAAGACATGCCTTACATGGAAGACGGAACTCCGATGGACATCGTCTTAAACCCGTTAGGCGTTCCTTCACGGATGAACCTCGGTCAGATTTTTGAAACTCAGTTGGGTTTTGCCGCGAGCAAACTCGGAATTTCTTTTGAAACTCCGGTCTTTGACGGCGCGGAAGAAGTCGACGTGGATAATTTCTGCAAAGAGGCAAATCTTCCTCTGAATTCTAAATTCAAACTTTTTGACGGTAGAACCGGACTTCCTTTTATGAACGAAGTCTTCTGCGGTTATATCTACATCTTAAAACTCGCTCACTTGGTGGAAGACAAGATCCACGCAAGATCGACCGGTCCTTACTCTTTGGTGACTCAACAACCACTCGGAGGAAAGGCTCAGTTCGGTGGACAGCGTCTTGGGGAAATGGAAGTGTGGGCTCTCGAAGCTTACGGCGCTTCTCATACTCTTCAGGAACTTCTCACCATCAAGTCCGACGATATGCTCGGACGTGCGAGAATCTACGAAGCGATCGTCAAGGGTATCCATTCCATCAAACCTGGTATCCCTGAGTCCTTCAACGTATTGGTTCAAGAGCTTAGAGGGCTTGCTCTGGATATCATCATCACCGACTCGGAAGGAAACACTGTGGATATTTCCGACTACGAAGATGAATATTCTAAGAGTAAGAAGAAAATTAAATTCGAGACTATAGAGAACGCATAA
- the rplL gene encoding 50S ribosomal protein L7/L12, with amino-acid sequence MSTEALLEQIGKLTLVEAADLVKKMEDKFGISAAAPVAVAAAAPVAGAVAEEASTYNVILKGFGDKKIEVIKLVREITGLGLKEAKDLVEAGGKSVKEGVSKAEADDLKKKLEGVGAQIELKAS; translated from the coding sequence ATGTCTACAGAAGCGCTATTAGAGCAAATCGGAAAACTAACCTTAGTTGAGGCTGCAGACCTCGTTAAAAAAATGGAAGATAAATTCGGCATTTCTGCTGCAGCTCCGGTTGCAGTAGCCGCGGCGGCACCTGTTGCCGGAGCTGTTGCTGAAGAAGCTTCTACTTATAACGTCATTCTGAAAGGTTTTGGCGATAAGAAGATTGAAGTGATCAAACTCGTAAGAGAAATCACTGGACTCGGATTGAAAGAGGCGAAAGACCTCGTTGAAGCTGGCGGAAAGTCTGTTAAAGAAGGCGTTTCTAAAGCAGAAGCTGATGACCTCAAAAAGAAACTCGAGGGCGTTGGCGCACAGATTGAACTCAAAGCGAGCTAA
- the rplJ gene encoding 50S ribosomal protein L10 — protein MANQEKVEAVALLKGKLEAKNNFILACYSGLTVEEITGLRAQLRKEGSEMKVLKNNLFLRALKESEGHKDKNISFGPEYQGPLAAIFAGENLPAVAKVCKDFAKVNKNLIVRAGYMDGSVLDAEGVEAIAGLPSREQLLAMIAGGINAPARTIASGLNQIIASLARAIQATAEKNNA, from the coding sequence ATGGCGAATCAGGAAAAAGTAGAAGCAGTCGCATTACTCAAAGGCAAGTTGGAAGCGAAGAATAACTTCATTCTTGCCTGCTATTCAGGATTGACCGTGGAAGAAATCACCGGTCTCCGCGCTCAGTTGAGAAAAGAAGGTTCCGAGATGAAAGTTCTCAAGAACAATCTTTTCTTAAGAGCTCTGAAAGAATCGGAAGGTCACAAAGACAAAAACATTTCTTTCGGACCTGAATACCAAGGACCACTGGCTGCTATCTTCGCAGGTGAGAATCTTCCAGCCGTTGCAAAAGTTTGCAAAGACTTTGCAAAGGTAAATAAGAACCTCATTGTAAGAGCGGGTTACATGGACGGATCCGTATTGGATGCAGAAGGTGTAGAAGCGATCGCAGGACTTCCAAGTCGCGAACAACTTCTCGCTATGATTGCAGGCGGAATCAACGCACCGGCAAGAACGATCGCATCTGGTCTCAATCAGATCATCGCGTCTCTTGCAAGAGCGATCCAAGCAACCGCAGAAAAGAACAACGCGTAA
- the rplA gene encoding 50S ribosomal protein L1: MQRGKKYRALKEKVDSTKFFNIDQAVELAKSTSYTKFDGTLEISTKVNYKSLQNIRGTISLPHGTGKKVRVLVFCKGDKQNDAKNAGADFVGDMDLIEKVAGGWTDFDACVATPDMMKDVGKLGPILGRKGLMPKPKAGTVTNDVAKAVGELKAGRIEYRPDKGGVVHLGVGKVSFDNTKLVENIRTVVQTLMRDKPSDAKGDYLKTFSVSPTMGVGVKVDVKELVNTSV; the protein is encoded by the coding sequence ATGCAACGCGGAAAAAAATACAGAGCTCTCAAAGAGAAAGTAGATAGCACAAAATTCTTCAATATTGATCAGGCAGTGGAACTTGCAAAGTCCACTTCCTATACGAAGTTTGATGGAACTCTCGAGATTTCTACGAAAGTAAATTATAAATCTCTTCAGAACATTCGTGGAACGATTTCTCTTCCACACGGAACCGGTAAAAAAGTTCGCGTTCTTGTTTTCTGCAAAGGGGACAAACAAAACGACGCGAAGAATGCCGGAGCCGATTTCGTCGGAGATATGGATCTTATCGAAAAGGTGGCGGGCGGTTGGACTGATTTCGACGCTTGTGTGGCTACTCCCGACATGATGAAAGACGTAGGTAAGCTCGGTCCGATTCTCGGTAGAAAAGGCCTTATGCCAAAACCGAAAGCGGGAACCGTGACCAACGACGTAGCAAAAGCGGTCGGTGAATTGAAAGCAGGTCGTATCGAGTATCGTCCCGATAAAGGCGGTGTCGTTCACCTCGGAGTTGGTAAGGTTTCTTTCGACAATACGAAGTTAGTCGAAAACATCCGCACCGTAGTTCAAACTCTGATGCGTGATAAACCTTCCGATGCAAAAGGCGATTATTTGAAAACTTTCTCCGTTTCTCCTACGATGGGAGTCGGCGTGAAAGTAGACGTGAAAGAACTGGTCAATACTTCCGTCTGA
- the rplK gene encoding 50S ribosomal protein L11, which produces MAAKKVVKQIKLQVEAGKANPAPPVGPALGQAGLNIMEFCKQFNERSKAQIGLKLPVVITVFSDRSFTFITKSPPAALLVKKAIGLETGSPTPHTHKVGKITRQQLEEIAKTKMEDLNANDIDAAVNIIAGTCRSMGVTVD; this is translated from the coding sequence ATGGCAGCAAAAAAAGTAGTAAAGCAGATTAAACTTCAGGTAGAAGCGGGAAAAGCAAACCCAGCACCTCCCGTTGGTCCGGCACTTGGTCAAGCCGGTCTTAACATCATGGAATTCTGCAAGCAATTCAATGAAAGATCGAAAGCACAAATCGGACTGAAACTTCCGGTTGTGATCACCGTATTTTCGGATCGTAGTTTTACATTCATCACCAAGTCTCCTCCGGCGGCTCTTCTCGTAAAGAAAGCAATCGGTTTGGAAACTGGATCTCCAACCCCTCACACTCATAAGGTTGGAAAGATCACTCGCCAACAACTCGAAGAGATCGCCAAAACAAAAATGGAAGACCTCAACGCAAACGACATAGACGCAGCTGTGAACATCATCGCAGGGACCTGCCGTTCTATGGGTGTTACCGTAGATTAA